The Haloplanus sp. CK5-1 genome contains a region encoding:
- a CDS encoding DNA topoisomerase IV subunit A: protein MSSQEEARRQLIDLAAEFYDQFDRGEVPEMTLPTRTKSNIEYDEESGVWVYGDRTSTRSANSVRGARKLLKATYTIEFLARQLEEGRSSTLRELYYLSESWDSDEAAFSDQDESNQLIEDLEIVSDVTREDFHMRPEESGATLMGPLELREQTRRGEREIHCQKDVGEGGYQIPNNPDTIDFLDHDVEFILCVETGGMRDRLVENGFDTDHDALIVHLKGQPARATRRITKRLHDELGLPVVVFTDGDPWSYRIYGSVAYGSIKSAHLSEYLATPEAEFVGIQPEDIVEYDLPTDPLADSDVNALESELDDPRFMTDYWEEQIELQLDIGKKAEQQALASRGLDFVTDEYLPERLGEMGVI, encoded by the coding sequence ATGAGCTCACAGGAGGAGGCCAGACGGCAGTTGATCGACCTCGCGGCGGAGTTTTACGACCAGTTCGACCGCGGGGAGGTGCCCGAGATGACCCTCCCCACGCGGACCAAGAGCAACATCGAGTACGACGAGGAGAGCGGCGTCTGGGTGTACGGCGACCGCACGTCGACGCGGTCGGCCAACTCCGTTCGAGGGGCTCGAAAGCTCCTGAAGGCGACCTACACCATCGAGTTCCTCGCCCGCCAACTGGAGGAGGGTCGCTCCTCAACGCTGCGGGAACTCTACTACCTCTCGGAGTCGTGGGACTCCGACGAGGCCGCGTTCTCGGACCAGGACGAGTCCAACCAGTTGATCGAGGACCTCGAAATCGTCTCGGACGTGACCCGCGAGGACTTCCACATGCGTCCCGAGGAGTCGGGGGCGACGCTGATGGGTCCCTTGGAACTGCGCGAGCAGACCCGGCGTGGCGAACGTGAGATCCACTGCCAGAAGGACGTCGGCGAGGGCGGCTACCAGATCCCGAACAACCCCGACACCATCGACTTCCTCGACCACGACGTCGAGTTCATCCTCTGTGTCGAGACCGGCGGCATGCGGGACCGCCTCGTCGAGAACGGGTTCGACACCGACCACGACGCCCTGATCGTCCACCTGAAGGGTCAGCCCGCCCGGGCGACACGCCGGATCACCAAACGCCTCCACGACGAACTCGGCCTGCCCGTGGTGGTGTTCACCGACGGCGACCCGTGGTCGTACCGGATCTACGGCTCCGTCGCCTACGGGTCGATCAAGAGCGCTCACCTCTCGGAGTATCTCGCCACCCCCGAGGCCGAGTTCGTCGGGATCCAGCCCGAGGACATCGTCGAGTACGACCTCCCGACCGATCCGCTCGCGGATTCGGACGTCAACGCCCTCGAATCGGAACTCGACGACCCACGGTTCATGACCGACTACTGGGAGGAGCAGATCGAACTCCAACTCGACATCGGGAAGAAGGCCGAACAGCAGGCGCTCGCCTCGCGGGGCCTGGACTTCGTCACCGACGAGTACCTCCCCGAGCGGTTGGGCGAGATGGGCGTCATCTGA
- a CDS encoding alpha/beta hydrolase: MRHQHPGSSTKECPLADGRTLTYATAGDPEGAPVVVCHGTPGSRSFAAVCSDTAAVEGVHLVVPERPGYGTSTPPPRGWSWGDWRADLHQLLDHEGIERTALVGYSGGGPFALAAATDDRTTRIGLISSVIPPVENGFATLSRAPLLLRFLSRLAVTLAGVRGPDAVVRQFTDESVAGDVRRAVSEDFHEGFRQGARAFVRETRLLAEDPFDGPPSNVPVRAWHGTRDGNAPIRPVRKFLRGTGGSVVTSESDHLGTLLDHQRDVFAWTTG, encoded by the coding sequence ATGAGACACCAGCACCCCGGCTCGTCCACGAAGGAGTGTCCACTCGCCGACGGCCGAACGCTCACGTACGCGACCGCCGGCGACCCGGAGGGTGCGCCGGTCGTCGTCTGTCACGGAACCCCGGGTTCGCGGTCGTTCGCAGCGGTGTGTTCCGACACCGCCGCGGTCGAAGGGGTTCATCTCGTCGTGCCCGAACGGCCCGGATACGGGACGTCGACCCCACCGCCACGCGGGTGGTCGTGGGGCGACTGGCGAGCCGACCTCCACCAGTTACTGGACCACGAGGGGATCGAACGAACCGCACTCGTCGGCTACTCCGGTGGCGGGCCGTTCGCCCTCGCGGCGGCGACGGACGACCGGACGACGCGGATCGGTCTGATCAGTAGCGTGATCCCGCCGGTGGAGAACGGGTTCGCGACGCTGTCTCGAGCCCCGCTGTTGCTCCGATTCCTGTCGCGGCTGGCGGTGACGCTCGCCGGCGTGCGTGGACCGGACGCAGTCGTTCGGCAGTTCACGGACGAATCCGTGGCGGGAGACGTTCGGAGGGCCGTCTCGGAGGACTTTCACGAGGGATTCCGGCAGGGAGCACGGGCGTTCGTCCGCGAGACGCGGCTGTTGGCCGAGGACCCGTTCGACGGGCCCCCGTCGAACGTCCCGGTTCGTGCGTGGCACGGGACGCGGGACGGGAACGCCCCGATCCGACCCGTCCGGAAGTTCCTCCGCGGGACCGGCGGCTCCGTCGTCACCTCCGAGAGCGACCATCTCGGAACCCTCCTCGACCACCAGCGGGACGTCTTCGCCTGGACGACCGGATAG
- the ligA gene encoding ATP-dependent DNA ligase LigA, whose product MEFSEFADRVAAVEAETADLEITSLVAGLFADAGSDLPVVVRLSLGRVVPAWESTTLDVGPSLCHEALARAAGPNVTADDVADRLADAGEIGAVAESLDLGGQRGLAAFGDGGIDPLTVAEVDDRLRALAAADGAGSHDRKVEELFGLFTRADPVSARYLARIVLDEMRIGVGEGTVRDAIAEAFDVPVETVERALQVTNDYGAVAVRAREEGPTGLEDVTLTVGRPVRAMLAQTGTAADAVGSWGSVAVETKFDGARVQVHHDPERETAVFSRNMESVTAALPEVVEFVDREVDVPAILDGEVVAVDDDGDPRPFQEVLRRFRRKHDVERMREEVAVELRAFDCLHADGTDLLDDPLLDRRDRLTSILGTGVSPLTLTDEVETIAGREAAALDAGHEGIMLKNPESAYTPGKRGRNWLKRKPDVETLDLVVTGAEWGEGRRANHLGTFLLSARIDDGDGEFASIGKVATGITDERLAALTERFEPLINEEEGADVVIDPEVVFEVGYEEIQSSPTYESGYALRFPRFVAVREDKSPEEADSLSRVDRLTGE is encoded by the coding sequence ATGGAGTTCTCGGAGTTCGCCGACCGCGTCGCGGCCGTCGAGGCAGAGACGGCCGACCTCGAGATCACGTCGCTCGTCGCGGGACTGTTCGCCGACGCCGGGTCGGATCTCCCGGTCGTCGTCCGCCTGTCCCTCGGGCGGGTCGTCCCCGCCTGGGAGTCGACGACCCTCGACGTGGGGCCGAGCCTCTGTCACGAGGCGCTCGCCCGCGCCGCCGGCCCGAACGTCACCGCCGACGACGTGGCCGACCGACTGGCCGACGCGGGGGAGATCGGTGCCGTCGCCGAGTCACTGGACCTCGGCGGACAGCGCGGCCTGGCCGCCTTCGGCGACGGCGGGATCGACCCTCTGACCGTCGCCGAGGTGGACGACCGCCTCCGAGCGCTGGCCGCCGCCGACGGCGCGGGGAGCCACGACCGCAAGGTCGAGGAACTCTTCGGTCTGTTCACCCGGGCCGACCCCGTCTCCGCGCGCTACTTGGCCCGGATCGTCCTCGACGAGATGCGCATCGGGGTCGGCGAGGGTACCGTCCGCGACGCTATCGCCGAGGCGTTCGACGTACCGGTCGAGACCGTCGAGCGAGCGCTGCAGGTGACCAACGACTACGGCGCGGTCGCGGTCCGCGCCCGCGAAGAGGGACCGACCGGACTCGAGGACGTGACCCTGACCGTCGGCCGGCCGGTGCGGGCGATGCTGGCCCAGACGGGGACCGCCGCCGACGCCGTCGGATCGTGGGGGAGCGTCGCCGTCGAGACCAAGTTCGACGGCGCGCGGGTGCAGGTCCACCACGATCCGGAGAGGGAGACGGCCGTCTTTTCGCGGAACATGGAGTCCGTCACCGCCGCGCTCCCCGAGGTGGTCGAGTTCGTCGACCGCGAGGTGGACGTGCCGGCCATCCTCGACGGCGAGGTAGTCGCCGTCGACGACGACGGCGATCCCCGCCCCTTCCAAGAGGTGCTCCGCCGCTTCCGGCGGAAACACGACGTCGAACGGATGCGCGAGGAGGTCGCGGTCGAACTCCGGGCCTTCGACTGCCTCCACGCCGACGGGACGGACCTTCTGGACGACCCGTTGCTGGACCGCCGCGACCGACTCACGTCGATCCTCGGCACGGGCGTCTCGCCGCTCACCCTCACCGACGAGGTCGAGACGATCGCCGGCCGCGAGGCCGCCGCCCTCGACGCCGGCCACGAGGGTATCATGCTCAAGAACCCCGAATCGGCGTACACGCCGGGCAAGCGGGGGCGAAACTGGCTGAAGCGCAAGCCCGACGTCGAGACGCTGGACCTCGTGGTGACGGGGGCCGAGTGGGGCGAGGGGCGGCGGGCGAACCACCTCGGGACGTTCCTGCTGTCTGCCCGGATCGACGACGGGGACGGGGAGTTCGCCAGCATCGGCAAGGTTGCGACGGGGATCACCGACGAGCGACTCGCCGCGTTGACCGAGCGGTTCGAGCCGCTGATCAACGAGGAAGAGGGGGCCGACGTGGTGATCGATCCCGAGGTGGTGTTCGAAGTCGGGTACGAAGAGATCCAATCCTCGCCGACCTACGAGTCGGGCTACGCGCTCCGCTTTCCCCGCTTCGTCGCCGTCCGGGAGGACAAGTCGCCCGAGGAAGCCGACTCGCTGTCGCGGGTCGATCGACTGACCGGGGAGTGA
- the psmB gene encoding archaeal proteasome endopeptidase complex subunit beta produces the protein MRTPTNQDFSRTQDHLDGNEQQVFGPEIGEFTDRDERLAAAEDEEMKTGTTTVGLATEEGVVMATDMRASAGRMVSSKDVQKVEQIHPNAALTIAGSVSAAQSLIRALRSETSLYETRRGKDMSMEALSTLTSNFLRSGGFFIVSPLLGGVDEDGTHVYSLDPLGGMMEEEYAVSGSGSQYALGVLEQEYESDLSVDEARSVAAHAIQSAVERDLASGNGINVAVVTDDGVDITKHKDFDALL, from the coding sequence ATGCGTACCCCCACGAATCAGGACTTTTCGCGGACGCAGGACCACCTCGACGGCAACGAGCAACAGGTGTTCGGTCCGGAGATCGGCGAGTTCACCGACAGGGACGAGCGCCTCGCCGCCGCGGAGGACGAGGAGATGAAGACCGGAACGACGACCGTCGGTCTCGCGACCGAAGAGGGCGTCGTGATGGCGACGGACATGCGGGCAAGCGCCGGCCGGATGGTCTCCAGCAAGGACGTCCAGAAGGTCGAACAGATCCATCCCAACGCCGCCCTCACCATCGCGGGGTCGGTGTCGGCCGCCCAGTCGCTCATCCGCGCGCTCCGGTCGGAAACCAGTCTCTACGAGACCCGCCGTGGGAAAGACATGAGCATGGAAGCGCTGTCGACGCTCACGAGCAACTTCCTGCGCTCGGGTGGCTTCTTCATCGTCTCGCCGCTCCTGGGTGGCGTCGACGAGGACGGCACACACGTCTACAGCCTCGACCCACTCGGCGGCATGATGGAAGAGGAGTACGCCGTCTCGGGCTCCGGGAGTCAGTACGCGCTCGGTGTCCTCGAACAGGAGTACGAGTCGGACCTCTCCGTCGACGAGGCCCGCTCGGTCGCGGCCCACGCCATCCAGAGCGCCGTCGAGCGTGACCTGGCCTCCGGCAACGGCATCAACGTGGCCGTGGTCACCGACGACGGCGTCGACATCACGAAACACAAGGACTTCGACGCGCTTCTGTAA
- a CDS encoding DUF5799 family protein, translating to MSNWTDRIVSDRMAVDREFSDRVRSSEFTNQEWGLIMTAVEFEIEHADDPERARVVPDTENLPQMIPELEKVQGGMGPGGQGGGGDSGDGVFDAIRGALGLSGDDEAERLDAAERLVEEYADALQERLEDRGKWDDVRDAYDGD from the coding sequence ATGTCAAACTGGACCGACAGGATCGTCAGCGACCGGATGGCCGTCGACCGGGAGTTCAGCGATCGGGTCCGCTCCTCCGAGTTCACCAATCAGGAGTGGGGGCTGATCATGACCGCCGTCGAGTTCGAGATCGAACACGCGGACGACCCCGAACGCGCACGGGTCGTCCCCGACACCGAGAACCTCCCGCAGATGATCCCCGAACTGGAGAAGGTCCAGGGTGGGATGGGTCCCGGTGGTCAGGGCGGTGGCGGTGACAGCGGCGACGGCGTCTTCGACGCCATCCGCGGCGCACTCGGTCTGAGCGGCGACGACGAGGCCGAGCGACTCGACGCGGCCGAACGACTGGTCGAGGAGTACGCCGACGCGCTTCAGGAACGCCTCGAGGATCGCGGAAAGTGGGACGACGTCCGCGACGCGTACGACGGCGACTAA
- a CDS encoding DUF7557 family protein: protein MPQVHLDDETVARLDSLRQDDEEYDEIVTELINIYEAEELTLFHGGDEV from the coding sequence ATGCCACAAGTTCACCTCGACGACGAGACGGTCGCACGCCTCGACAGCCTCCGACAGGACGACGAGGAGTACGACGAGATCGTCACGGAGCTGATCAACATCTACGAAGCCGAGGAGTTGACGCTGTTCCACGGCGGCGACGAGGTTTAG
- a CDS encoding isocitrate/isopropylmalate dehydrogenase family protein, producing MTETVAVLPGDGIGHEVVPATLRVLEAVADFEFVHVEAGDAVAERTGDPLPDETVEAVTNADATLFGATGETSADVILPLRDAVDSFVNVRPARTYPGVDAVQPETDLVILRENTEGVYAGIENRLSEDVSTLTRLVTQSASRRLGEFACDYADANGHDGVTVAHKNNVMRVTDGLFVDTIREVASDRGVDVDDGYMDAMATHLAMDPTGYDVIVCPNLAGDMLSDLAAGLVGGLGLLPSANVGSDRGLFEPVHGCAPDIAGEGVANPTATILSAAMLLDFLDHDDAAADVRTAVESTLAEGPRTPDLGGSAGTDAFTDRVIERLPES from the coding sequence ATGACCGAGACCGTCGCGGTGCTCCCGGGCGACGGGATCGGCCACGAGGTCGTCCCGGCGACCCTGCGGGTACTGGAGGCGGTTGCCGACTTCGAGTTCGTCCACGTTGAGGCGGGCGACGCCGTCGCCGAGCGGACCGGCGACCCCCTCCCCGACGAGACGGTCGAGGCGGTCACGAACGCGGACGCGACGCTGTTCGGTGCGACGGGCGAGACGTCGGCGGACGTGATCCTCCCGCTCCGGGACGCGGTCGACTCCTTCGTCAACGTGCGCCCGGCGCGGACGTACCCCGGCGTCGACGCCGTCCAACCGGAGACGGATCTGGTCATCCTGCGGGAGAACACGGAAGGCGTCTACGCCGGCATCGAGAACCGCCTCTCGGAGGACGTGTCGACGCTGACGCGGCTGGTGACCCAGTCCGCGTCGCGGCGACTCGGCGAGTTCGCCTGCGACTACGCCGACGCGAACGGCCACGACGGGGTCACCGTCGCCCACAAGAACAACGTGATGCGGGTCACGGACGGCCTGTTCGTCGACACGATCCGAGAGGTGGCAAGCGACCGCGGCGTCGACGTCGACGACGGGTACATGGACGCGATGGCGACACACCTCGCCATGGATCCCACGGGGTACGACGTGATCGTCTGTCCCAATCTGGCGGGCGACATGCTCTCCGATCTGGCGGCTGGACTGGTCGGCGGCCTCGGATTGCTCCCGAGCGCGAACGTCGGCTCCGATCGGGGACTCTTCGAACCGGTCCACGGCTGTGCGCCCGACATCGCGGGCGAGGGCGTCGCCAATCCGACGGCGACCATCCTCTCGGCGGCGATGCTGCTGGACTTCCTCGACCACGACGACGCGGCCGCCGACGTCCGGACGGCCGTCGAGTCGACGCTCGCAGAGGGACCACGGACGCCGGATCTCGGCGGCTCGGCGGGCACCGACGCGTTCACCGATAGGGTGATCGAGCGTCTGCCGGAGAGTTAA
- a CDS encoding 3-isopropylmalate dehydratase small subunit, translated as MSDGEGSESPREDGVGVEEMKVRRVAGTGVPVRGDDIDTDQIIPARFLKTTTWEGMDEYAFYDARRDDDGELNDHPFNEYKGANVLVVNDNFGCGSSREHAPRALARWGVEAIVGESFAEIFADNCKSLGIPAATTDPETVADLQDFVEANPEAGVELDVVDRQVTYDGETVDVDIDEAMHGALVQGIWDTVALLRSNMDAIDETAADLPYVESR; from the coding sequence ATGAGCGACGGCGAGGGGTCGGAGAGCCCGCGTGAAGACGGCGTCGGCGTCGAGGAGATGAAGGTCCGCCGCGTCGCCGGGACGGGCGTCCCCGTCCGTGGCGACGACATCGACACCGACCAGATCATCCCCGCCCGCTTTCTCAAGACGACGACGTGGGAGGGGATGGACGAGTACGCCTTCTACGACGCCCGCCGCGACGACGACGGCGAACTCAACGACCACCCGTTCAACGAGTACAAGGGCGCGAACGTCCTCGTCGTCAACGACAACTTCGGCTGTGGCTCCTCGCGGGAACACGCGCCGCGAGCGCTGGCCCGGTGGGGCGTCGAGGCCATCGTCGGCGAGTCCTTCGCCGAGATCTTCGCCGACAACTGCAAGTCCCTCGGCATCCCGGCCGCGACGACCGATCCCGAGACGGTCGCGGACCTCCAGGACTTCGTTGAGGCGAACCCCGAGGCGGGGGTCGAACTCGACGTGGTCGATCGACAGGTCACCTACGACGGCGAGACCGTCGACGTCGACATCGACGAGGCGATGCACGGCGCGCTGGTGCAGGGCATCTGGGACACCGTCGCCCTGCTCCGGTCGAACATGGACGCCATCGACGAGACGGCGGCCGACCTGCCGTACGTCGAGTCGCGATGA
- the leuC gene encoding 3-isopropylmalate dehydratase large subunit, with translation MSEGTLYDKVWDRHKVADLPNGQDQLFIGLHLIHEVTSPQPFSELRERGVEVPYPERNVATVDHIVPTRPEGRERPLADDSAEGMLTALERNTTESDIQFYGLDSDKQGITHVVAPELGLTQPGMTVVCGDSHTATHGAFGSIAFGIGTSQVRDVLASQCVAADKAEVRRIEVDGTLGEGVHSKDLILKIIAELGVDGGVGYVYEYGGEAVRDLSMEERLAVCNMSIEGGARAGYINPDETTYEFLRGREFVPEGDAFEERKAYWESVASDDDADYDDVVHLDVDDLEPMVTWGTNPGQAVGVSDPVPAPEDLPEGEREAARTAQEHTGVEPGEPMAGYPIDVAFLGTCTNGRTSDFREAAAVLEGREVHPDVRALAVPGSQTVKSTLEAEGIDDVFRAAGFEWREAGCSMCLAMNDDSLEGDERCASSSNRNYVGRQGSKDGRTVLMSPAMVAAAAVAGEVTDVRGMEVGA, from the coding sequence ATGAGCGAGGGTACGCTGTACGACAAGGTGTGGGACCGCCACAAGGTGGCCGACCTGCCCAACGGGCAGGACCAACTGTTCATCGGCCTCCACCTCATCCACGAGGTGACCAGCCCCCAGCCGTTCTCGGAACTGCGCGAACGTGGTGTCGAGGTGCCCTACCCCGAGCGCAACGTCGCGACGGTGGACCACATCGTCCCGACGCGACCCGAGGGTCGCGAGCGCCCGCTGGCCGACGACTCCGCCGAGGGGATGCTCACCGCGCTGGAGCGAAACACCACCGAATCGGACATCCAGTTCTACGGACTGGACTCCGACAAACAGGGGATCACCCACGTCGTCGCGCCCGAGTTGGGGCTGACCCAACCCGGGATGACCGTCGTCTGTGGCGACTCCCACACCGCCACCCACGGGGCCTTCGGCTCCATCGCCTTCGGCATCGGGACGAGTCAGGTCCGGGACGTGTTGGCCTCGCAGTGTGTCGCCGCCGACAAGGCCGAGGTCCGTCGGATCGAGGTCGACGGCACGCTCGGCGAGGGCGTCCACTCGAAGGATCTCATCCTGAAGATCATCGCCGAACTCGGCGTCGACGGCGGCGTCGGCTACGTCTACGAGTACGGCGGCGAGGCGGTGCGGGACCTCTCGATGGAGGAGCGACTTGCGGTGTGTAACATGTCCATCGAGGGTGGTGCCCGTGCGGGCTACATCAACCCCGACGAGACGACCTACGAGTTCCTCCGGGGGCGCGAGTTCGTCCCCGAGGGTGACGCCTTCGAGGAGCGAAAGGCGTACTGGGAGTCCGTCGCCAGCGACGACGACGCCGACTACGACGACGTCGTCCACCTGGACGTCGACGACCTGGAACCGATGGTCACCTGGGGGACGAACCCCGGGCAGGCCGTCGGCGTCTCGGATCCGGTTCCGGCCCCCGAGGATCTGCCCGAGGGCGAACGCGAGGCCGCCCGGACCGCACAGGAACACACGGGCGTCGAACCCGGCGAGCCGATGGCGGGCTACCCCATCGACGTGGCCTTCCTCGGCACCTGTACGAACGGCCGGACGAGCGACTTCCGCGAGGCCGCGGCCGTGTTGGAGGGCCGCGAGGTCCACCCAGACGTGCGCGCGCTCGCGGTCCCCGGTTCACAGACGGTGAAGTCGACACTCGAAGCCGAAGGGATCGACGACGTGTTCCGCGCCGCCGGCTTCGAGTGGCGCGAAGCGGGCTGTTCGATGTGTCTGGCCATGAACGACGACTCCCTCGAGGGCGACGAGCGGTGTGCGTCGTCGTCGAACCGCAACTACGTGGGTCGACAGGGGAGCAAGGACGGCCGGACCGTGTTGATGAGTCCGGCGATGGTCGCCGCCGCCGCCGTCGCGGGCGAAGTGACCGACGTGCGCGGCATGGAGGTGGGCGCATGA
- the ilvC gene encoding ketol-acid reductoisomerase has product MTDEFTTPVYYDDDANSDEISGKTVAVLGYGSQGHAHAQNLSDSGIDVVVGLRRDSDSWSQAENDGLRVATPDDAAAEADIVSMLVPDTVQPAVFEAISDGIEEGDTLQFAHGFNIHYNQIQPPEGVDVTMIAPKTPGHLLRRNYVEETGTPALLAVYQDETGSAKEEALAYAQAIGCTRAGVVETTFQEEVETDLFGEQAVLCGGITELIKKGYETLVDAGYSEEMAYFECLNEMKLIVDLMYEGGMAEMWNSVSDTAEYGGLAVGPEIVDEGVRENMDEALEQVQNGEFAREWILENQAGRPSYTQLHEADRNHDIEDVGERLRALFSWAEEESTEEAEAPADD; this is encoded by the coding sequence ATGACAGACGAATTCACCACACCGGTATACTACGACGACGACGCGAACAGCGACGAAATCAGCGGCAAGACCGTGGCCGTCCTCGGCTACGGCAGCCAGGGCCACGCCCACGCACAGAACCTCTCGGACAGCGGGATCGACGTGGTCGTCGGTCTGCGACGGGATTCGGACTCCTGGTCACAGGCCGAGAACGACGGCCTGCGCGTGGCGACGCCGGACGACGCGGCCGCCGAGGCCGACATCGTCTCGATGCTGGTTCCCGACACGGTCCAGCCCGCGGTGTTCGAGGCCATCAGCGACGGGATCGAAGAGGGGGACACCCTCCAGTTCGCCCACGGATTCAACATCCACTACAACCAGATCCAACCCCCCGAGGGCGTCGACGTGACGATGATCGCCCCGAAGACGCCGGGACACCTCCTGCGTCGCAACTACGTCGAGGAGACGGGGACCCCGGCGCTGCTCGCCGTGTACCAAGACGAGACCGGGAGCGCGAAAGAGGAAGCCCTCGCGTACGCTCAGGCCATCGGCTGCACCCGCGCCGGCGTCGTCGAGACGACGTTCCAAGAGGAGGTCGAGACGGACCTGTTCGGGGAGCAGGCCGTCCTCTGTGGCGGCATTACGGAGCTCATCAAGAAGGGGTACGAGACGCTGGTCGACGCCGGCTACAGCGAGGAGATGGCGTACTTCGAGTGTCTCAACGAGATGAAGTTGATCGTCGACCTGATGTACGAGGGCGGGATGGCCGAGATGTGGAACTCGGTCTCCGATACTGCCGAGTACGGCGGCCTCGCGGTGGGGCCGGAGATCGTCGACGAGGGCGTCCGCGAGAACATGGACGAGGCGCTGGAGCAGGTTCAGAACGGCGAGTTCGCCCGCGAGTGGATCCTCGAGAACCAGGCCGGACGACCCTCCTACACCCAACTCCACGAGGCCGACCGGAACCACGACATCGAGGACGTCGGCGAGCGACTGCGCGCCCTGTTCTCCTGGGCCGAGGAGGAGTCCACCGAAGAAGCAGAGGCCCCGGCGGATGACTGA
- the ilvN gene encoding acetolactate synthase small subunit — protein MSDGLDGPEPEERPDPDGRRNSQGIRIDPEVEAEPEDRRAVLSALVKHEPGVLANISGLFRRRQFNIESLTVGPTTDPDRARITLEIEESEPGIEQAKKQLQKLVPVIAVTELEPTAIRRELALIKVDGSAPDQVGAVAEMYDGKTVDVSQESVTVEITGSEQKINAAVETFGRFGIHEIVRTGTAALERGTRKTT, from the coding sequence ATGAGCGATGGACTCGACGGCCCCGAACCGGAGGAGCGCCCCGACCCGGACGGACGGCGCAACTCTCAGGGGATTCGGATCGACCCCGAGGTCGAGGCGGAGCCGGAGGACAGACGGGCTGTCCTGTCGGCGCTCGTGAAACACGAACCCGGCGTGCTGGCGAACATCTCCGGACTGTTCCGGCGACGCCAGTTCAACATCGAAAGCCTCACCGTCGGTCCGACCACCGATCCCGACCGGGCGCGGATCACGCTCGAAATCGAGGAGTCCGAACCGGGCATCGAACAGGCCAAGAAACAACTCCAGAAACTCGTCCCCGTGATCGCCGTCACGGAACTCGAACCCACCGCGATCCGGCGCGAACTCGCCCTGATCAAGGTGGACGGCTCCGCCCCCGATCAGGTGGGCGCGGTCGCGGAGATGTACGACGGCAAGACCGTCGACGTCTCCCAGGAGTCGGTGACGGTCGAGATCACGGGCAGCGAGCAGAAGATCAACGCCGCGGTCGAGACGTTCGGTCGGTTCGGCATCCACGAAATCGTCCGGACCGGGACGGCGGCGCTCGAACGCGGCACGCGGAAGACTACGTAA